In a single window of the Xylanimonas protaetiae genome:
- a CDS encoding RNA polymerase sigma factor, which produces MTPGQPPRPDFGDAFRAHYPGVLAFVRRRVQPSDAEDLVAEVFAIAWDRWDTVPHDVRPWLFGVARNVAANHVRASGRRGRLELRAAPWVPDGDPVDGLAALDLRLAWGRLPDADREAIALVAWDGLTGAEAATVLGCTRAAFSVRLSRARRRLAKLLDGVVLDPDPDPRAVATSAPAFSHGGQS; this is translated from the coding sequence ATGACACCGGGTCAGCCGCCTCGCCCCGACTTCGGGGACGCCTTCCGCGCGCACTACCCCGGTGTGCTCGCCTTCGTCCGCCGGCGGGTCCAGCCGTCGGACGCCGAGGACCTCGTCGCCGAGGTCTTCGCGATCGCGTGGGACCGCTGGGACACCGTCCCGCACGACGTGCGCCCCTGGCTGTTCGGCGTCGCACGCAACGTCGCGGCCAACCACGTGCGGGCCTCGGGCCGCCGGGGCCGCCTGGAGCTGCGGGCCGCGCCCTGGGTTCCCGACGGCGACCCCGTCGACGGGCTGGCCGCGCTCGACCTGCGCCTCGCCTGGGGTCGGCTGCCCGACGCCGACCGCGAGGCCATCGCGCTCGTCGCCTGGGACGGGCTCACCGGGGCCGAGGCGGCCACCGTGCTCGGCTGCACCCGGGCGGCCTTCTCGGTCCGTCTCAGCCGCGCCCGGCGGCGTCTCGCAAAGCTCCTCGACGGCGTCGTGCTCGACCCGGACCCCGACCCGCGGGCCGTCGCCACATCCGCACCCGCCTTCAGCCACGGAGGACAGTCATGA